AGTATATGGTCTATAAAATACCGCTCCAGCGGCAATACGCTTCTACTTCTTGGATTCTTCCACGCCCGCTGACACCTTCAGGCGCAGGGCATTCAGCCGGATGAAGCCGGTCGCATCGCCCTGGTCATACGCCTGGGTAGGATCGGCCTCCATCGTGGCAATATCCGGGTTGTACAGGCTGACCGGGCTCTTGACCCCGGCGCCGATGATGTTGCCCTTGTACAGCTTCACACGTACCGTACCGGTTACGTTCTTCTGGCTCTCGTTCACCAGCGCCTGCAATGCCAGCCGCTCCGGTGCGAACCAGAAGCCGTTATACACCAGCGTACTGTAACGGGTAATCAGGCTGTCGCGCAGGTTCATGACTTCGCGGTCCATGGTGATGGACTCCATTTTGCGGTGAGCGGTGAACAGAATGGTTCCGCCCGGGGTCTCATACACACCGCGGCTCTTCATGCCGACAAAACGGTTCTCCACCATATCCACACGGCCGATCCCGTGCTTGCCGCCAAGCTCGTTCAGCTTCTCCATGACTTGCAGCGGGGATAACGGCTCGCCGTTCAAGGCTACACAGTCGCCCTTCACGAAGTCCAGCTCCAGATATTCCGCTTCATCCGGAGCATCCTCAGGGGCGTTCGAGAGCAGGAACATTTCCTTGTTCTCCGGTGCGCTTGGATCGAACCAAGGGTCTTCCAGCACGCCGCTCTCATAGCTGATGTGCAGCAGATTGCGGTCCATCGAATACGGCTTGGCGGCAGAGGCCTGCACCGGAATGCCGTTAGCTTCAGCATAAGCGATCATCTCTGCACGGCCAGGGAACTGGTTGCGGAACTCTTCCAGACGCCAAGGCGCGATCACCTTGATGCTTGGCGACAACGCGGCCGCATTCAGCTCGAAGCGTACCTGATCGTTACCTTTGCCGGTTGCGCCATGGGCA
This region of Paenibacillus sp. FSL K6-1096 genomic DNA includes:
- a CDS encoding argininosuccinate synthase encodes the protein MPKEKIVLAYSGGLDTSVILKWLKETYDAEIIAFTADIGQKEELDGLEEKALATGASKVYIDDLRDEFASDFIYPMFQAGALYEGQYLLGTSIARPLIAKRMVDIAIAEGATAIAHGATGKGNDQVRFELNAAALSPSIKVIAPWRLEEFRNQFPGRAEMIAYAEANGIPVQASAAKPYSMDRNLLHISYESGVLEDPWFDPSAPENKEMFLLSNAPEDAPDEAEYLELDFVKGDCVALNGEPLSPLQVMEKLNELGGKHGIGRVDMVENRFVGMKSRGVYETPGGTILFTAHRKMESITMDREVMNLRDSLITRYSTLVYNGFWFAPERLALQALVNESQKNVTGTVRVKLYKGNIIGAGVKSPVSLYNPDIATMEADPTQAYDQGDATGFIRLNALRLKVSAGVEESKK